The genome window TGGTCCAGAAGATAAGAGATTAAAGAACCGGGGAATGATCTCATTGGTGTCGGTCCGCTGCCCGCTGTGTGACTCCTCGTTGTCTCCCCGTCTCCGACTCGCGTCAATTCACTTTCTACACTCAATTGCACAATTGCACCATTGTCATAATATATTTATGTACATATATCTTTCGTTTAGCTACGTCTGCTTAGAATGAGACCGCAACTCCTTTGGCGCTCTCTTGGACGATTCCAGAGCGCATACTCTTACTCTTGTCGCAGAGCCATCCGGACTGCAACTTCCACATCTCAGATTCCAGACTTTGCATTTGCATTTGAGTAAGTGCGAGACCATCGCAATGTGCGAATGTCCTCGCTAACCATATTGTGACCTAGCATCGATGGTGTACTCCTCCGGTCGTCCAAGCCTATCCCCGGTGCAGCGGAGTCTCTAGCATTGCTCAAGGACCAAGGAATTCCCTTTATTCTTTTGACAAATGGCGGTGGAAAACATGAGACAGAGAGAGTGGCGGAGATTAGTGAGAAGCTCAAGGTACCATTGGACGCCTCAGTCATCATCCAGAGCCATTCTCCTTTTGCGGAGCTTGTGAAGGGGCCAGATGAACACAGCTCTTTGGAGGATAAACGCGTGCTAGTTGTCggaggtgatggtgatggctgTCGTCGGGTTGCGGAGCAGTACGGCTTCAAGAATGTGCTCACTCCTGGCGATATTTTTATGGCCAATCCATCCATTTGGCCTTTCTCCAAAGGGTTTAAAGATTACTACGAGAAATTTGCAAGGCCGATACCGAACCCGCTGGACCCTCGGGATCCAACCAGAGGGTTGAAGATTGATGCCATCTTCGTGTTTAATGACTCCCGCGACTGGGGCTTGGACGCTCATCTGATTATCGACCTTCTACTATCATCGCAGGGTGTGTTGGGTACAATATCGGACAAGAATGGGCGAGCCGATCTCCCAAATAGGGGATTCTTGCAAGACGGCCAGCCACATCTGTACTTTTCAAACCCCGACTTGTGGTGGGCAGCTGCTTACCATTTACCGCGTTTGGGCCAAGGAGGTTTTCGCGAGGCCTTGGAAGGCACCTGGGCCGCGATTACCGGAGGGCCAAGCAAAGGCGtcgagctgaagaagacgatcATCGGGAAGCCATACCAAGGAACGTATGAGTTCGCGGAGCGACAACTGCTGCGCAATCGCACAGAGATCTTTGGAACGGATGGCACTAAGCCACTCCGGAACGTCTATATGGTCGGGGACAACCCCGAGTCCGATATCCGAGGCGCAAACAGCTACCGTAGCGGAAATGGCAGCAACTGGCATTCAATTCTTGTGCGCACTGGTGTCtacagaggaggagagcCCGCTTGGACTCCAAAAGTCATCGTTGACGATGTAAAAAAGGCTGTCGAATGGGGAATAAAGTCTTCTGGGTGGAAACTCACAGAGTGAAAGACTGGATCAACTGGACAGTTCATTTTCTATAGAGCGAACTGACTGCATTGCATTAGGGTTTATGCCCGTGGAAGAAAGCAAAGCATGTATATAGGTAGTGTTGGCAGACCTGCGTTTTAATAGGTCCATATCTGAGATACCACGGACTTTCTGTATTGAATTGCTCTCGGAACATGTAGCATTATTATAGAACCGGTTCAAGTACATTTCGTTCGCCTTTCCAAGACAACCGTATAAGCTGATACCTAAGGCACAGGAGTACAGGCACGTGACTCTAGAGGAGCCCCTCCTAGGGCTCAGGGCTAGTATGGGTTGGCGGGGTGAGTCGAAAGGATCTCATTGACTCATGAACTTGGAGAGTCATAACAACGCCCACCTCTCCCCGATCCAGTCTGCAAACTCCGTGAAACACCAGCGACCATGGCGGACTCCGAATTGCCCGTTCGTCCCAAGCCCGAGGAAACCCCCGCGGCGCCCCCCGCCGAAGGAGCCGAAAAAGGTCCTAGCAAGAGtgccttgaagaaggccgcaaaggaaaaggccaaggccgagaaggctGCGGCTCGTGCAGCCCAGGAAAAGGCtcaagctgctgctgctgaagccAACGATACCGCCAAGGGCCTGTACGGCAAGCTCCCCGATTCTGAAGATGTCGTTCCATCTACGAAGTTCTCCGAGCTCGGCGAGGACCACTATGAGAAGCAGGTTACAGTGGTGGCCCGTGTGGACAATGCACGCGTTCAGAGTGCTAAACTTGCTTTCCTGATGCTGAGGCAGCAGGGGAAGAAGGTGCAGGCTGTCATTGCGGCTGCGGAGCCCATCTCGAGACAGATGGTCAAGTATACGGGCGGTCTGAACGTCAACTCCATCGTCCAGGTTACCGGTATCGTCAAGAAGCCTGCCATCCCCATCTCCTCTGCTACTCTTAGCGACCTCGAAATTCACATTCAAAAAGTCTACATGATCTCAGAGGCCGCCCAGATGCTTCCTATGCAGGTTAAGGATGCCGAGAGACCACCGCCAGAGACGACTGAGGAGGGCAATCTGGTCGACGCAGAGGGCGCTCCTATTGTGACTCTCAAGACTCGTCTGGACAACCGCGTTCTTGATCTACAAACAGAGACTAGCCAGGCCATTACTTGGATTTCGAGTGGTGTTGCAGAGCTGTTCGCAGAGTACATGATCAAGAGTGGATCAAGGTGGATTTTCACACCCAAGTTGGTCGGTGCCGCCACAGAGGGTGGCAGCAATGTGTTTGAGGTCAAGTACTTCAAGCGCAACGCCTATTTGGCGCAGAGCCCCCAATTGTACAAACAGATGTGCATTGCGGGTGACATGGAGAGCGTTTTCGAGATTGCTCCTGTCTTCCGTGCTGAGGACAGCAACACTCACAGACACCTGACTGAGGTATGCTAACCGATCTGTTTTCTTTTGAACATCGATTAATACTAATCCTTCTTTTTAAAGTTCGCCGGTCTCGATTTCGAGAAGACATTCCGCAGCCATTACCACGAGGTCTTGGAGTTTGCCGAGaacctcctcgtcttcattcTCAGCCAACTCAAGGAGCGCTACAAGGATCAGATTGCCATTATCCAGAAGTCGTACCCCAAGGCTGGCGACTTCAAGCTTCCCAAGGATGGCAAGGCGCTGAGACTTAACTACATGGACGGTGTGGCTCTGCTTAAGGAAGCCGGAGTCGATGTTTCTGAGCAGGAGCGATTCGAGAACGATCTGACCACCGCAATGGAGAAGCAGTTGGGTCAGATCATTCGCGATAAGTACGACACCGATTTCTACGTGCTGGACAAGTTCCCTATGGCCGTCCGGCCCTTCTACACTAAGGCCTGTCCCCAGGACCCCAGGTTCTCGAACTCTTATGATTTCTTCATGCGTGGCGAGGAAATCATGTCTGGAGCGCAGCGTATCAATGACATCAAGGAGCTCGAGGAGTCGATGATCGCGAAGGGCCTCGATCCCAAGCAGGAGGGCTTCGAAGATTACCTGGCTGCTTTCCGCCAGGGCTGTCCTCCCCACGCGGGTGGTGGCTTGGGCTTGAACCGTATCGTCATGTTCTTCCTGGGCCTGCCTAATGTTCGTTTGGCAAGTCTGTTCCCTCGCGACCCCCAGCGCCTGCGCCCTTAAGCATTTAGTTTAGCTAGCGACGACATTACATACCCGTATGAACAAAAGTATAATGGGAAACATGGAACTGAACAAGCCACATA of Aspergillus fumigatus Af293 chromosome 2, whole genome shotgun sequence contains these proteins:
- a CDS encoding putative HAD superfamily hydrolase → MRPQLLWRSLGRFQSAYSYSCRRAIRTATSTSQIPDFAFAFDIDGVLLRSSKPIPGAAESLALLKDQGIPFILLTNGGGKHETERVAEISEKLKVPLDASVIIQSHSPFAELVKGPDEHSSLEDKRVLVVGGDGDGCRRVAEQYGFKNVLTPGDIFMANPSIWPFSKGFKDYYEKFARPIPNPLDPRDPTRGLKIDAIFVFNDSRDWGLDAHLIIDLLLSSQGVLGTISDKNGRADLPNRGFLQDGQPHLYFSNPDLWWAAAYHLPRLGQGGFREALEGTWAAITGGPSKGVELKKTIIGKPYQGTYEFAERQLLRNRTEIFGTDGTKPLRNVYMVGDNPESDIRGANSYRSGNGSNWHSILVRTGVYRGGEPAWTPKVIVDDVKKAVEWGIKSSGWKLTE
- the dps1 gene encoding putative aspartyl-tRNA synthetase Dps1, whose translation is MADSELPVRPKPEETPAAPPAEGAEKGPSKSALKKAAKEKAKAEKAAARAAQEKAQAAAAEANDTAKGLYGKLPDSEDVVPSTKFSELGEDHYEKQVTVVARVDNARVQSAKLAFLMLRQQGKKVQAVIAAAEPISRQMVKYTGGLNVNSIVQVTGIVKKPAIPISSATLSDLEIHIQKVYMISEAAQMLPMQVKDAERPPPETTEEGNLVDAEGAPIVTLKTRLDNRVLDLQTETSQAITWISSGVAELFAEYMIKSGSRWIFTPKLVGAATEGGSNVFEVKYFKRNAYLAQSPQLYKQMCIAGDMESVFEIAPVFRAEDSNTHRHLTEFAGLDFEKTFRSHYHEVLEFAENLLVFILSQLKERYKDQIAIIQKSYPKAGDFKLPKDGKALRLNYMDGVALLKEAGVDVSEQERFENDLTTAMEKQLGQIIRDKYDTDFYVLDKFPMAVRPFYTKACPQDPRFSNSYDFFMRGEEIMSGAQRINDIKELEESMIAKGLDPKQEGFEDYLAAFRQGCPPHAGGGLGLNRIVMFFLGLPNVRLASLFPRDPQRLRP